One window from the genome of Pantoea cypripedii encodes:
- a CDS encoding methyl-accepting chemotaxis protein has protein sequence MSLLSVISLPARLRARFSLRIPLWLTSLRSQFLLFMVLFCLLQSAGVVLLNSKVNQTQTSLQQASLLRDRLALLDKARIELLTASDNSHGAGIYLMQDQQSGSVDSWKSLAAAAQDSLNQAQQLFTQYHAAADSPLAQSFVMLAGGLQEQLKGLSANDINAFFMVPMQAFQQQFNDAWFSEIEQANHQLSSVNQSTLSTLKHSRDLSLLVSALLMVLLLLTATLLIRGVLQPLRRANAQLAQIATGDLLASQTLAGRQSLETRQLFQSIDTMRQGLQLIVSDINTVAASVAAGAEHMQQHNEQVMQQHQAQNASFHHLSQRLHRVSEEVENGARFSQQATQEAQSADTLMRNCAREVDNMEHQMQQIVSASGDIAGIVDMLDNLSLQTRLLALNAAIESAHAGVYGRSFSVVAKEIGLLSQQSGQSTRQIDGLIQHTRQHVSDGFDKVKTLETLFAQISHAVSGVVQQLDDLQTNTTAQSRRVSTIAQEVVAMSEQLQQNETLNAQQVVAAAQLRDLSDRLAQRAQQFRVEAA, from the coding sequence ATGTCACTCCTTTCCGTTATCTCTCTGCCAGCGCGCTTGCGCGCCCGGTTTTCCCTGCGCATACCTTTGTGGCTCACCAGCCTGCGCAGCCAGTTTTTGCTGTTTATGGTGCTGTTTTGCCTGCTGCAATCGGCAGGCGTGGTGCTGCTTAACAGTAAAGTGAATCAGACCCAAACCTCGCTGCAACAGGCCAGCCTGCTCCGGGATAGACTGGCCCTGCTGGATAAAGCCCGTATTGAGTTACTCACCGCCAGCGATAACAGCCACGGTGCGGGCATTTATCTGATGCAGGATCAGCAAAGCGGCTCAGTGGATAGCTGGAAAAGCCTTGCCGCTGCCGCTCAGGATTCGTTGAACCAGGCACAACAGCTGTTTACGCAATATCATGCCGCCGCCGATAGCCCGCTGGCGCAGAGTTTTGTCATGCTGGCTGGCGGGTTGCAGGAGCAGCTAAAAGGTCTCAGCGCCAATGATATCAATGCCTTCTTTATGGTGCCGATGCAGGCATTTCAGCAGCAATTCAACGATGCCTGGTTCAGTGAAATTGAACAGGCCAACCATCAGCTCAGCAGCGTGAATCAGAGTACCCTCAGCACCCTGAAACATAGCCGTGATTTGTCTTTGCTGGTCAGTGCGCTGCTGATGGTACTGCTGTTACTGACGGCGACGCTGCTGATTCGCGGTGTCTTACAGCCGCTGCGGCGTGCCAATGCCCAGCTGGCACAAATCGCCACCGGCGACCTGCTTGCCAGCCAAACCTTAGCAGGCCGCCAGTCGCTGGAAACACGCCAGTTATTTCAGTCAATAGATACCATGCGCCAGGGGTTGCAGCTGATCGTGAGCGATATCAACACCGTGGCGGCGAGTGTCGCGGCCGGTGCCGAACATATGCAACAGCATAACGAACAGGTGATGCAGCAACATCAGGCACAAAACGCCAGTTTCCATCACCTGTCACAGCGTCTGCATCGGGTATCCGAAGAAGTGGAAAACGGCGCGCGTTTCTCGCAGCAGGCCACCCAGGAAGCCCAATCCGCCGATACGTTAATGCGTAACTGCGCGCGGGAAGTGGATAACATGGAACATCAGATGCAGCAGATCGTCAGCGCGTCGGGCGATATCGCCGGGATTGTCGATATGCTGGATAATCTGTCGCTGCAAACCCGGTTACTGGCACTGAATGCCGCCATTGAATCGGCGCATGCCGGAGTGTATGGCCGCAGTTTCTCGGTCGTGGCGAAAGAGATTGGGTTGTTGTCGCAGCAAAGCGGCCAGTCTACACGGCAGATTGATGGTCTGATTCAGCATACGCGTCAGCACGTCAGCGACGGCTTCGATAAAGTGAAAACGCTGGAAACGCTGTTTGCGCAAATAAGCCACGCGGTTTCGGGTGTGGTACAACAGCTGGATGATCTGCAAACCAATACCACCGCCCAGAGCCGCCGGGTCAGCACGATTGCCCAGGAAGTGGTGGCGATGAGCGAGCAGCTCCAGCAAAACGAAACGCTCAATGCGCAGCAGGTGGTCGCCGCTGCGCAGTTGCGTGATCTCTCAGACCGCCTGGCGCAGCGCGCTCAGCAGTTTCGCGTCGAAGCCGCTTAA
- a CDS encoding YodC family protein yields MTFAISDEVQHKQGGPTMVVTGYASGMVECRWYDGYSVRREAFHSDELCHSSAARQLAS; encoded by the coding sequence ATGACCTTTGCGATCAGTGACGAAGTTCAGCATAAACAGGGCGGACCCACTATGGTGGTGACCGGCTATGCCAGCGGAATGGTAGAGTGTCGTTGGTATGATGGCTATAGCGTGCGCCGTGAGGCTTTCCATAGTGACGAACTCTGTCACTCATCCGCAGCGCGTCAACTGGCCAGCTAA
- a CDS encoding phosphohydrolase, protein MSLTGWQTRFENWLQQNWLHDDKAHDIAHLRRVWMSASRIMQQSDADPLVVLTACYFHDVVNLPKNHPERHLASTYAAEETRRILQQDFPDFPADHLDAVAHAVQAHSFSAGIAPHTLEAKIVQDADRLESLGAIGLARVFYTAGALGRPLFDSDDPLGKDRELNDVQWTLDHFQKKLLRLPETMQTEAGRQLAEYNADFLVRYMAKLCAELQGNLTSIDESVLRDFSPIQV, encoded by the coding sequence ATGTCGCTAACTGGTTGGCAAACACGATTCGAAAACTGGCTGCAGCAGAACTGGCTGCATGATGATAAAGCCCATGATATCGCCCACCTGCGCCGCGTCTGGATGAGCGCATCGCGCATTATGCAGCAGAGTGATGCTGATCCGCTGGTGGTGCTCACCGCCTGCTACTTCCATGATGTGGTCAACCTGCCGAAAAACCACCCGGAACGCCATCTGGCCTCGACCTACGCCGCAGAAGAGACGCGTCGTATTTTGCAGCAGGACTTCCCTGATTTTCCCGCCGACCATCTTGATGCTGTAGCCCATGCGGTACAGGCGCACAGCTTTAGCGCTGGCATCGCTCCTCATACGCTGGAAGCGAAGATTGTGCAGGATGCGGACCGGCTGGAATCTCTCGGGGCGATTGGACTGGCGCGCGTGTTTTATACCGCAGGAGCGTTGGGCCGTCCGCTGTTTGATAGCGATGATCCGTTGGGGAAAGACCGCGAATTGAATGACGTGCAGTGGACGCTGGATCACTTTCAGAAGAAGCTGCTGCGCCTGCCGGAAACCATGCAAACTGAGGCCGGACGACAACTGGCAGAATACAATGCTGACTTCCTGGTACGTTACATGGCCAAACTCTGTGCCGAGCTGCAGGGCAACCTGACTTCCATTGATGAATCGGTATTAAGAGATTTCAGCCCTATACAGGTTTAA
- a CDS encoding very short patch repair endonuclease, with protein sequence MADVHSRDVRSKNMRAIRNQDTEIEQRIALILKDRGFIYRVQDKALAGRPDFVVPAQQAIIFVHGCFWHRHHCYLFKMPATRTEFWSGKINSNVERDRRYVRQLQESGWKVLIIWECALRGKLRLDDNALIERLEEWLLAASHSGEIDHAGLHHYRGE encoded by the coding sequence ATGGCCGACGTCCATTCCCGCGATGTACGCAGCAAGAATATGCGCGCGATTCGTAATCAGGATACTGAGATTGAACAGCGTATCGCCTTGATATTAAAAGACCGTGGTTTTATCTATCGGGTGCAGGATAAAGCATTAGCGGGCCGTCCTGACTTTGTTGTGCCTGCCCAGCAGGCGATTATTTTTGTTCATGGCTGCTTCTGGCATCGCCATCACTGCTACCTGTTCAAAATGCCTGCCACACGCACCGAATTCTGGAGCGGAAAAATTAACAGTAATGTTGAACGCGACAGGCGTTATGTCCGGCAACTACAGGAGAGCGGCTGGAAGGTGCTGATCATCTGGGAATGCGCACTGCGCGGTAAGCTGCGTCTGGATGATAACGCGCTGATCGAACGGCTGGAGGAGTGGTTATTGGCCGCCAGCCACAGCGGTGAAATTGATCATGCTGGTTTGCATCATTATCGGGGTGAATAA
- a CDS encoding AAA domain-containing protein: MAEQRLRQAGPGKESIAENTVKQLDKIIAHPDTALEAYCHGKNASRRAPDSFIYPFGLNESQMQAVETAFSSQISVIEGPPGTGKTQTILNILANILLRGGNVAVVSNNNTAVDNVYEKLAKANLDYVVARLGSMENRQQFFDTPSFRPNIPAAQALDKATLNEQTIHLKKYLRAQNDAARLRAEIDEISIEKKYLSQWVETQNFDSLPEVNHYGLKKEKITDLMAFLRTVTEDRLRWRSRLTLLFRFGIIKTTALNTSSKRQRFFFALQLQYYATRLQQALDELAEKEHILKAHNVADLMQRVTSDSMVLIRQHLAQAIGTDADFSQENYRRKFADFVKRYPVIGSSTHSIINSLAPGTLLDYVIIDEASQQDIIPGILAFACARNVIVVGDRKQLPHIPEQTNILAPAPHYDCGSKSLLDSLFSLYGKALPVTLLKEHYRCHPKIIHFCNKQFYDNQLVVMTRDQGEAALSLIVTAKGNHERYNSNLRELESFMTLESTNAANRGFISPYNAQVSLSERILPAEFINSTVHKFQGRECEQIVFSTVIDKKADARALDFVDDPHLINVAVSRAQKQFTLVTGENVFAGNNKHIAALVRYMTYYADNQEIYYSPVISAFDLLYEEYDQSLENLNARLNKEDSVYRSEQIAMRLIKDVLKQATFRTIVCHRQILLRQLLTNSAGRFNQRQQEFLLQGASCDFVFYFRVGKQPFAVMEVDGRYHDTPEQRERDALKEAILQESGIPLLRLRTIDSQIEEKIANFLLTSMQQNTLSHG, from the coding sequence GTGGCTGAGCAGCGCTTGCGACAAGCTGGCCCCGGTAAAGAGAGCATCGCAGAAAACACGGTTAAACAATTAGACAAGATCATCGCCCATCCCGATACCGCTCTGGAGGCCTACTGTCACGGTAAAAATGCGTCTCGTCGCGCACCGGATAGTTTTATTTATCCTTTTGGTTTGAACGAAAGCCAGATGCAGGCAGTTGAAACCGCCTTTAGTTCGCAGATATCTGTCATAGAAGGGCCGCCGGGAACCGGAAAAACACAAACCATCCTCAATATCCTCGCGAATATTCTGTTGCGCGGTGGGAATGTTGCAGTGGTCTCGAATAACAATACTGCCGTTGATAACGTGTATGAAAAGCTGGCCAAAGCGAACCTGGATTATGTTGTGGCCAGGTTAGGCAGTATGGAAAACCGTCAACAATTTTTCGACACACCGTCTTTCAGGCCGAACATTCCTGCCGCGCAAGCTTTGGACAAAGCGACGCTGAATGAGCAGACAATACACCTTAAAAAATATTTACGGGCACAAAATGACGCTGCACGACTGCGTGCAGAGATTGACGAAATCAGCATCGAAAAGAAGTATCTCAGCCAGTGGGTCGAGACGCAAAACTTCGATAGCCTGCCGGAAGTAAATCACTACGGTTTAAAGAAAGAGAAAATTACCGACCTGATGGCTTTTTTACGCACAGTTACGGAAGACAGGCTTCGCTGGCGCAGTCGACTTACATTGTTGTTTAGATTCGGTATTATCAAAACAACCGCACTCAATACCTCTTCAAAACGGCAGCGCTTCTTTTTTGCTCTCCAGCTCCAGTATTATGCCACGCGTTTACAGCAGGCACTGGATGAGCTGGCTGAAAAAGAGCACATCCTGAAAGCTCACAATGTAGCAGACCTGATGCAACGCGTGACATCAGATTCAATGGTGTTGATACGCCAGCATCTGGCCCAGGCAATCGGAACAGATGCTGATTTTTCACAGGAAAACTACCGCCGTAAGTTCGCCGATTTTGTCAAACGCTATCCTGTTATTGGCAGCAGCACACATTCCATTATCAATTCTCTGGCTCCCGGCACCTTACTTGATTACGTCATTATTGATGAAGCATCGCAGCAAGATATCATTCCGGGCATTCTGGCCTTCGCCTGTGCGCGAAATGTCATTGTCGTTGGCGACCGCAAACAACTCCCCCATATCCCTGAACAGACCAATATCCTCGCTCCGGCACCCCATTATGATTGCGGCAGCAAAAGCTTACTGGACTCGCTTTTCAGTTTGTATGGCAAAGCGTTGCCTGTGACATTATTAAAAGAGCACTATCGCTGCCATCCCAAAATTATTCATTTCTGCAATAAGCAATTTTATGACAATCAACTCGTTGTCATGACCCGGGATCAGGGCGAAGCAGCGCTCTCGCTGATCGTTACCGCAAAGGGAAATCATGAACGATACAATAGCAACCTGCGCGAGCTGGAATCATTCATGACGCTGGAAAGTACCAACGCTGCAAACCGCGGTTTTATCTCCCCTTATAATGCACAGGTCTCACTGTCCGAACGCATCCTGCCCGCAGAATTTATTAATTCGACGGTACACAAATTTCAGGGGCGAGAGTGTGAACAGATCGTTTTCTCCACCGTCATAGATAAAAAAGCTGATGCTCGAGCACTCGATTTTGTTGACGATCCGCATTTAATCAATGTCGCGGTCTCACGAGCGCAAAAGCAGTTTACCTTAGTCACCGGAGAGAATGTCTTCGCGGGAAATAATAAACACATCGCCGCACTGGTTCGCTATATGACCTATTATGCCGATAATCAGGAGATATATTACAGTCCGGTCATCAGCGCTTTCGATTTACTCTATGAAGAGTATGATCAGTCTTTAGAAAATCTGAATGCGAGACTCAATAAAGAGGATTCTGTATATCGTTCAGAACAAATTGCCATGCGATTAATAAAAGATGTGCTTAAGCAAGCAACTTTCCGCACCATTGTTTGCCACAGGCAGATCCTGCTGAGGCAACTTCTGACAAATTCCGCAGGTCGCTTCAATCAACGCCAGCAGGAATTTTTATTACAAGGAGCAAGCTGCGATTTTGTTTTTTATTTTCGTGTCGGGAAGCAACCTTTTGCCGTGATGGAAGTAGATGGCCGATATCATGACACACCCGAACAACGCGAACGAGATGCTTTAAAAGAGGCCATTCTGCAAGAGAGCGGAATTCCTCTGCTGAGGCTCAGAACTATCGACAGCCAAATTGAGGAAAAAATCGCCAATTTTTTACTGACCAGCATGCAGCAAAACACCCTCAGCCATGGCTGA
- a CDS encoding carbohydrate porin has protein sequence MALLCALAMPAAQATDFFHQDTMTGDWGGARTDLAQHGVNLTGDYVSETAGVLSGGQSYGTRYAQQIRLGATFDLNRLFNADHAGTIQLSINDRRGRSTSADLVGNRLPIQEVYGGEYTRLSEFSYTNTLFTPQLQYKLGWLAMGNDFGGLSILTNFMNAGFCAHPLSMSGGSGWGNYPNAHLGGELKYTFNDSWALQTAVFNVNPEQNSESSRAFKPFAPGTTGYIVPIELIYNFNSALPGQYKLGYYYDSSNVARIDQPDRRADKRWGAYLLADQTVWQSASSRSQNLHVFGQATTTDEATSPFRHWYSAGLVLNGPFESRPNDAIAIGYGRAVYNQHSRDNAVDSLRAKGELADAAMVSGLDIGEQLVEMTYTLQATPWLSVRPSVQYIKEPGAFSNKEIKDTWIAGVQVKVKF, from the coding sequence GTGGCATTACTTTGTGCGCTGGCCATGCCTGCCGCACAGGCAACCGACTTTTTCCATCAGGACACGATGACCGGCGACTGGGGAGGTGCACGCACCGACCTGGCGCAACATGGCGTCAACTTAACCGGCGATTATGTTTCTGAAACCGCCGGTGTGCTCAGTGGCGGCCAGTCTTATGGCACCCGCTATGCGCAGCAAATTCGCCTCGGTGCCACTTTCGATCTGAATCGTCTGTTTAATGCTGACCATGCCGGTACTATCCAGCTCAGCATCAACGACCGTCGTGGGCGCAGCACCTCTGCCGATCTGGTAGGCAACCGTCTGCCGATTCAGGAAGTTTACGGTGGGGAATATACCCGTCTGAGTGAATTCAGCTACACCAACACCCTGTTTACCCCGCAATTGCAGTACAAACTGGGTTGGCTGGCGATGGGCAATGATTTTGGTGGTCTGTCGATTCTGACTAACTTTATGAACGCCGGATTCTGCGCCCACCCGCTTTCCATGTCAGGTGGCAGTGGCTGGGGCAACTACCCGAATGCGCATCTGGGGGGTGAGCTGAAGTACACCTTCAATGATAGCTGGGCACTGCAAACCGCCGTGTTTAACGTTAATCCGGAGCAGAACAGCGAATCATCTCGCGCATTTAAACCGTTCGCACCAGGCACCACCGGTTATATCGTACCGATTGAGTTGATCTACAACTTCAACAGCGCCCTGCCCGGCCAATACAAGTTAGGTTATTACTACGACAGCTCCAACGTCGCGCGTATTGACCAGCCGGACCGCCGCGCAGATAAACGCTGGGGGGCTTACCTGCTGGCGGATCAGACTGTCTGGCAATCCGCGTCCTCACGCAGCCAGAATCTGCACGTTTTTGGTCAGGCCACCACCACCGACGAAGCCACCTCCCCATTCCGTCACTGGTACTCCGCCGGTCTGGTGCTGAATGGCCCGTTTGAATCACGCCCGAATGATGCGATTGCGATTGGTTATGGTCGTGCGGTGTATAACCAGCACAGCCGTGATAACGCCGTCGATAGCCTGCGCGCCAAAGGCGAGTTAGCCGATGCAGCTATGGTTAGCGGTCTGGATATTGGTGAGCAACTGGTTGAAATGACTTACACCTTGCAGGCAACGCCGTGGCTGTCCGTGCGTCCGAGCGTGCAGTACATCAAAGAACCGGGTGCCTTCTCGAATAAAGAGATTAAAGATACCTGGATAGCGGGTGTGCAGGTCAAAGTGAAGTTCTAA
- the dcm gene encoding DNA (cytosine-5-)-methyltransferase has protein sequence MHAEETAATASPSPLTVSTVDEASILLQQVLAIYAARDLVITLSDAGGRDWNVQRLNRIRQGKIAAPALSSAEMTSLRALLPTRPAHYAAPAFQFIDLFAGIGGIRRGFEQIGGQCVFTSEWNKEAVRTYKANHYCDPQTHRFNSDIRQVTQPAGLSDEQEIYQHIASTIPDHQVLLAGFPCQPFSLAGVSKKNAMGRAHGFECEAQGTLFFDVARILAAKKPPFFVLENVKNLKSHDKGRTFAIIMATLDELGYDVADADDAGLPDAKVVDARHFLPQHRERIVLVGIRRDLGLSAGFSLRTLSSLYPKKVPALSSLLEPQPDAKYTLSPVLWNYLYQYAKKHKAKGNGFGFGLNDPRNPAVCVRTLSARYYKDGSEILIDRGWDSALGEQNFQHAGNMARRPRRLTPRECARLMGFEAPGEARFRIPVSDTQAYKQFGNSVVVPVFAAVAQLLLPLIEQYTRNNE, from the coding sequence ATGCACGCCGAAGAGACTGCCGCGACTGCCTCACCCTCCCCGCTCACTGTTTCCACCGTTGATGAAGCCAGCATCCTGCTGCAACAGGTGCTGGCCATTTATGCCGCGCGCGATCTGGTCATCACGCTTAGCGACGCCGGTGGTCGCGACTGGAATGTGCAGCGCCTCAACCGCATACGTCAGGGGAAGATCGCGGCTCCGGCGCTAAGCAGCGCGGAAATGACCAGCCTGCGGGCCTTGTTACCCACCCGGCCCGCACATTACGCTGCTCCCGCCTTCCAGTTTATCGACCTGTTCGCCGGTATTGGCGGCATTCGCCGGGGGTTTGAGCAGATTGGCGGCCAGTGCGTCTTCACCAGTGAATGGAATAAAGAAGCGGTGCGCACCTATAAGGCGAACCACTATTGCGATCCCCAGACTCATCGTTTTAACAGTGATATCCGTCAGGTGACACAACCGGCGGGCCTGAGCGATGAGCAGGAGATCTATCAGCACATCGCCAGCACCATCCCTGATCATCAGGTACTGCTGGCCGGTTTCCCCTGCCAGCCGTTCTCACTGGCAGGCGTGAGTAAAAAGAACGCGATGGGACGGGCGCATGGTTTTGAATGCGAAGCACAGGGCACCTTATTCTTCGACGTGGCACGTATTCTGGCCGCGAAAAAACCACCGTTCTTTGTGCTGGAAAATGTCAAAAACCTCAAGAGCCACGATAAAGGCCGCACTTTTGCCATCATCATGGCGACCCTCGATGAGCTGGGCTACGATGTGGCCGATGCGGATGATGCCGGGCTCCCCGATGCCAAAGTGGTTGATGCACGCCATTTCCTGCCACAGCACCGCGAGCGCATCGTGCTGGTGGGTATCCGACGTGATCTCGGACTCAGTGCCGGTTTTTCCCTGCGGACACTCTCCTCACTTTACCCGAAAAAAGTCCCCGCCCTGAGCAGCCTGCTGGAACCGCAGCCCGATGCCAAATACACCCTCTCCCCGGTACTGTGGAACTATCTCTATCAGTACGCGAAAAAACATAAAGCCAAAGGTAATGGCTTCGGTTTCGGCCTGAACGATCCGCGCAATCCGGCGGTGTGTGTACGTACTCTGTCGGCGCGTTATTACAAAGATGGCTCGGAGATTCTCATCGATCGCGGCTGGGATAGCGCCCTCGGCGAGCAGAACTTTCAGCACGCCGGGAATATGGCACGTCGTCCGCGCCGTTTAACACCACGGGAATGCGCACGCCTGATGGGATTTGAAGCGCCCGGTGAAGCACGTTTCCGCATTCCGGTATCAGACACACAAGCCTATAAACAGTTTGGCAACTCGGTGGTGGTGCCGGTATTTGCTGCTGTCGCGCAATTGCTGCTGCCATTGATCGAACAATACACCCGCAACAACGAGTGA
- the mtfA gene encoding DgsA anti-repressor MtfA: protein MFKWPWHAQVESSVAALPWQQALAQPIFSLLEEDEHQALIALAQRFLQQKKMTPLQGLQLDELRTARLALLFCLPVLKLGLEWLDGFHEILIYPEPFNVNDHWQDESGLVHQAAAVHAGQSWTQGPVVLNALDIQDSFDLSGYNLVIHEVAHKLDARGSGYTSGIPAIALRDVATWEKDLLHAMEQIESEVDLVGEQAATIDPYAASDAAECFAVLSEYFFSAPDLLANRFPAMYHHLQQFYHQDPLARLNPAPPESA from the coding sequence ATGTTCAAATGGCCGTGGCATGCGCAGGTTGAATCTTCCGTTGCAGCGCTCCCGTGGCAACAGGCGCTGGCGCAGCCTATCTTCTCTCTGCTGGAGGAGGATGAGCACCAGGCCTTGATCGCCCTGGCCCAGCGCTTCCTGCAACAGAAAAAGATGACTCCACTCCAAGGGTTGCAACTGGATGAGCTGCGCACCGCGCGACTGGCGTTATTGTTTTGCCTGCCGGTGTTAAAACTGGGTCTGGAATGGCTCGACGGCTTCCATGAAATCCTTATCTACCCTGAACCCTTCAATGTTAATGACCACTGGCAGGATGAAAGCGGTCTGGTGCATCAGGCAGCTGCCGTGCACGCCGGTCAGAGCTGGACTCAGGGTCCGGTGGTGTTAAACGCGCTGGATATACAGGACTCTTTCGATCTCTCCGGCTACAACCTGGTGATTCACGAAGTGGCGCATAAGCTGGATGCGCGCGGCAGCGGTTATACCAGCGGTATCCCGGCGATTGCGCTGCGCGATGTCGCCACTTGGGAAAAAGATTTATTACACGCGATGGAGCAAATCGAATCGGAGGTGGATCTGGTCGGCGAGCAGGCCGCCACTATCGATCCCTACGCTGCCAGCGATGCCGCCGAGTGCTTTGCCGTGCTGTCCGAGTATTTCTTCAGTGCTCCGGATCTGCTGGCAAACCGCTTTCCCGCGATGTACCACCATCTGCAACAGTTCTACCACCAGGATCCGCTGGCGCGATTAAACCCCGCCCCACCGGAATCTGCTTAA
- a CDS encoding DUF808 domain-containing protein, with amino-acid sequence MAGTSLLTLLDDIATLLDDISVMGKVAAKKTAGVLGDDLSLNAQQVTGVKANRELPVVWSVAKGSFINKLILVPLALVISAFIPWLITPLLMLGGAYLCYEGVEKVLHSLNHDKAEKSPEARQQRLEQLAQQDPREFEKNKVKGAVRTDFILSAEIVAITLGIVSEAPLLNQVLILAGIAILVTVGVYGIVAVIVKIDDLGYWLREKSSTLAQAVGGLLLAAAPILMKILSVVGTVAMFLVGGGIVVHGITPLHHAITEYSSGFGALISVLLSNGANLVLGFLIGSIVLLVVNLVAKLRG; translated from the coding sequence TTGGCAGGAACCAGCTTACTGACGCTTCTGGACGATATTGCAACGTTGCTTGATGACATCTCGGTCATGGGCAAAGTGGCCGCAAAAAAAACCGCAGGTGTTTTGGGGGATGACCTCTCACTCAATGCGCAACAGGTGACAGGCGTAAAAGCCAATCGCGAATTGCCGGTGGTGTGGAGTGTTGCGAAAGGCTCGTTTATCAACAAATTGATTCTGGTGCCGCTGGCGCTGGTGATCTCCGCATTTATCCCCTGGCTGATTACGCCGCTGCTGATGCTGGGCGGCGCGTATCTCTGCTATGAGGGGGTGGAGAAAGTGCTGCACAGCCTGAATCATGATAAAGCAGAAAAAAGCCCGGAGGCGCGGCAGCAGCGGCTTGAGCAGCTGGCGCAGCAGGACCCGCGGGAATTTGAGAAGAATAAAGTGAAAGGTGCGGTGCGTACCGATTTTATTCTTTCCGCTGAGATCGTAGCCATTACGCTCGGTATCGTCTCAGAGGCGCCATTGCTGAATCAGGTGCTGATTCTGGCGGGCATCGCGATTCTGGTCACCGTCGGCGTCTACGGTATCGTGGCGGTAATTGTGAAAATCGACGACCTCGGTTACTGGCTGCGGGAAAAATCCTCCACGCTGGCGCAGGCGGTCGGCGGGCTGTTGCTGGCGGCGGCACCCATCCTGATGAAAATTCTGTCGGTGGTTGGCACGGTGGCGATGTTTTTGGTCGGGGGTGGCATTGTGGTGCATGGTATTACCCCGCTGCATCATGCCATTACCGAGTACAGCAGCGGATTTGGTGCGCTGATCTCGGTACTGCTGAGTAACGGCGCCAATCTGGTGCTGGGATTCCTGATTGGGTCGATCGTGCTATTAGTGGTGAATCTGGTTGCCAAATTGCGTGGATAA